A genome region from Leptidea sinapis chromosome 34, ilLepSina1.1, whole genome shotgun sequence includes the following:
- the LOC126974892 gene encoding transmembrane protein 183-like, with product MPRRKGQNKVNHNFDFTLNDCANACSPVTRKNSKKPTLNPVTYLAWDALDDDGDIIEEIDSDGTKVLAYRKKRIDSDLGVNQNSVGNIYPEIVWYLISRYIKPECIGCFARINKATYAITKQESFWRLIYKRYCKDNYTVIQLSQIEDNYRSYGLRQQIICELYRKYDVFSKRLIKAGDESNPVKLIKRRCVSAWYKKIPMSWSAFFKMKKILPYQSRAKLSIIEEMGRIDANPEEDTKVLWIVCKSCHNIPPLMGMILSSVNVFLSQGYAQHKVRLGFNSGQYVSGNIQPECVIEFDTVVSINVLDWWHPKYPHCKVRVPALMGDENDKPLLSKDFFDTDLTYE from the exons ATGCCCAGACGAAAGGGTCAAAACAAAGTAAACCATAATTTTG ATTTTACACTTAATGACTGTGCAAATGCTTGCAGTCCTGTAACAAGAAAGAACTCAAAGAAGCCTACATTAAATCCAGTCACTTATCTTGCATGGGATGCACTAGATGATGATGGTGATATAATTGAAGAAATTGATTCTGATGGTACTAAAGTTTTAGCTTACCGAAAAAAAAGAATTGATTCTGATTTAGGTGTGAATCAAAATTCAGTTGGCAATATATATCCAGAAATAGTATGGTATCTTATTTCTCGATACATTAAGCCAGAGTGTATTGGGTGTTTTGCAAGAATAAACAAGGCTACATATGCAATAACTAAACAGGAGTCATTTTGGCGTTTAATATACAAGCGCTACTGTAAAGATAACTATACAGTTATTCAATTATCGCAGATAGAAGATAACTACAGATCATATGGTCTTCGTCAACAGATAATTTGTGAGCTGTATCGGAAATATGATGTATTTTCCAAAAGATTAATTAAGGCTGGTGATGAAAGTAATCCAGTTAAACTTATAAAAAGAAGGTGTGTCAGTGCATGGTACAAAAAGATTCCTATGTCATGGTCAGCCTTTTTTAAGATGAAAAAGATATTGCCATACCAAAGTAGGGCAAAATTGAGTATTATTGAGGAAATGGGAAGAATTGATGCCAATCCTGAAGAAGATACAAAAGTGTTATGG atAGTTTGTAAGTCCTGCCACAACATTCCACCACTGATGGGCATGATATTGTCATCAGTTAATGTGTTTTTATCCCAAGGCTATGCCCAGCACAAAGTGAGATTAGGATTTAACAGTGGTCAATATGTGTCGGGGAATATTCAGCCAGAATGTGTGATTGAGTTTGACACTGTTGTCAGCATAAATGTTCTTGATTGGTGGCACCCAAAGTATCCTCATTGTAAAGTCAGAGTACCGGCATTGATGGGTGATGAAAATGACAAACCCTTGCTTAGCAAAGATTTCTTTGATACAGATTTGACTTATGAATAA